The Mauremys mutica isolate MM-2020 ecotype Southern chromosome 1, ASM2049712v1, whole genome shotgun sequence genome has a segment encoding these proteins:
- the LOC123375630 gene encoding olfactory receptor 52E4-like, with protein sequence MSNSNTTNFTNPSTFILLGIPGLEAAHIWFSIPFCAMYAIAVLGNFTILFIVKREPSLHGPMFYFLCMLAVTDLVMSTSTLPKMLSIFWFNSREISFSACLTQMYFIHSFSKMESGILVAMAFDRYVAICNPLRYSMILKNSVVAKIGLAVVLRSGIITLPYPFLVRQWPYCRTNIIPHFYCGYIAVLKLACADIRINSYYGLFNLISVSGMDMFFIAVSYTLILLAIFRLPTKDARLKTFRTCISHLCAMSALYIPDLFSALTQQFGHNVPLHVLILITSVYQLVPPMLHPIIYGVRTKQIRGRLIQLFTHKET encoded by the coding sequence atgtcaaATTCCAACACAAccaacttcaccaacccctccaccttcatcctactTGGCATTCCTGGCCTAGAGGCAGCCCATATCTGGTTCTCCATTCCCTTCTGTGCTATGTACGCCATAGCCgtgttggggaacttcaccatcctgttcattgtgaagagggagccgagcctccatgggcccatgttctatttcctctgcatgctggctgtcaccgaCCTGGTCATGTCCACCTCCACCCTAccgaaaatgctgagcatcttctggttcaattccagggagatcagtttcagtgcctgcctcacccagatgtacttcattcactccTTCTCAAAGATGGAGTCTGGAatcctcgtggccatggcttttgatcgctatgtggccatctgcaatCCTCTGAGATATTCCATGATCCTGAAAAACTCTGTTGTGGCCAAGATAGGCCTGGCCGTGGTACTGCGTAGTGGAATAATCACATTACCCTATCCCTTCCTGGtgaggcagtggccatattgcagaaccaacatcatcccccacttcTATTGTGGGTATATAGCTGTGCTGAAGCTGGCCTGCGCTGACATCCGCATCAATAGTTACTATGGGTTGTTTAATCTTATCTCGGtgagtggaatggacatgttttttatcgccgtgtcctatactctgatcctcctggccatcttccgcctccccacaaaggatgcccggctcaaaaCTTTTCGTACCTGCATCTCTCATCTATGTGCCATGTCAGCTTTGTACATCCCAGATTTATTCTCTGCCCTCACGCAGCAGTTTGGCCACAATGTGCCACTTCATGTCCTCATTCTTATTACCAGTGTGTATCagctggtgccccccatgctgcACCCCATCATttacggggtgaggaccaaacagatccggggcaggctgatccagctctttactcataaagagacctaa
- the LOC123364564 gene encoding olfactory receptor 52E4-like — protein sequence MSDSNRTDFTNPSTFILLGIPGLEAAHVWISIPFCAMYTIAVLGNFTILFIVKREPSLHEPIFYFLCMLAITDLVMSTSTVPKMLSIFWFNSREISFSACLTQMYFVHSFSAMESGILVAMAFDRYVAICHPLRHSMILKNSVVAKIGLAVVLRSGILRLPYPFLARQWPYCRTNIIPHSYCGHMAVVKLACADISISSYYGLFDLFSEIGMDVVFITVSYTLILRAIFRLPTKDARLKTFGTCISHLCAISAFYIPDFFSSLTQRFGQNVSRNFLVLIVNVYLLVPPVLHPIIYGARTKQIRGRLLQLFTHKET from the coding sequence ATGTCAGATTCTAACAGAACCgatttcaccaacccctccaccttcatcctacttggcattcctggcctagaggcagcccatgtctggatctccattccCTTCTGTGCCATGTACACCATAGCCgtgttggggaacttcaccatccttttcattgtgaagagggagccgagcctccatgagcccattttctatttcctctgcatgctggctatCACGGACCTGGTCATGTCCACATCCACCGTAccgaaaatgctgagcatcttctggttcaattccagggagatcagtttcagtgcctgcctcacccagatgtactttgtTCATTCCTTCTCAGCGATGGAGTCTGGGatcctcgtggccatggcttttgatcgctatgtggccatctgccatcccctgagacattccatgATCCTGAAAAACTCTGTTGTGGCCAAGATaggcctggccgtggtgctgcgaAGTGGCATACTCAGATTACCCTATCCCTTCCTGGCGAgacagtggccatattgcagaaccaacatcatcccccactccTACTGTGGGCATATGGCTGTGGTGAAGCTGGCTTGCGCTGACATCagcatcagtagttactatggGCTGTTTGATCTTTTCTCTGAAATTGGAATGGACGTGGTTTTTATCACCGTGTCCTATACTCTGATCCTCCGGGCCATCttccgcctccccacaaaggatgccaggctcaaaacttttgggacctgcatctctcatctttgtgccatctcagCTTTTTACATCCCAGATTTCTTCTCCTCTCTAACGCAGCGGTTTGGCCAGAATGTGTCCCGGAACTTCCTTGTTCTCATTGTCAATGTTTACCTGCTGGTGCCCCCTGTGCTACACCCCATCATTTACGGGgcgaggaccaaacagatccggggcaggctgctccagctctttactcataaagagACTTAA